The Elgaria multicarinata webbii isolate HBS135686 ecotype San Diego chromosome 4, rElgMul1.1.pri, whole genome shotgun sequence genome contains a region encoding:
- the PEX13 gene encoding peroxisome biogenesis factor 13 — protein MMAANQPPPPKPWENRRLSADVGASQLTRPGQPILTRVPPPILPRPSQQTGSTALNTFRPAYSSSFSSGYGGYGNSFYGNSYSPYSYGYGGMGYNRFRMDDVPASRFVQQAEESSRGAFQSIESIVHAFASVSMMMDATFSAVYNSFRAVLDVANHFSRLKIHFTKVFSAFALVRTIRYLYRRLQRLLGLRRSSENDDLWAESEGTVARLGSEEKAANSAKSWPIFLFFAVVLGGPYLIWKLLSTYTDDETVSSNWASGEDDHVVGRAEYDFNAVSEEEISLRAGEMLKLAPKERQPKIRGWLLASRDGQTTGLVPANYVRILGKRKGKRTTELEKVTEHQPTVPNVTLVQGATAADTLEEQEAAFESVFVETNKVPVTSSSSVHGGDIQDL, from the exons ATGATGGCGGCCAACCAACCGCCGCCCCCGAAGCCCTGGGAGAACCGGCGACT GTCCGCTGATGTGGGGGCCAGCCAGCTCACGAGGCCTGGGCAACCTATCCTCACCCGAGTGCCCCCTCCTATTCTGCCAAGGCCATCGCAACAGACCGGGAGCACCGCCCTGAATACTTTTAGACCTGCTTACAGCAGCTCCTTTTCTTCAGGCTACGGCGGATATGGAAATTCCTTTTATGGAAATTCCTACAGCCCTTACAGTTATGGATATGGTGGCATGGGCTACAACCGGTTTCGGATGGACGACGTTCCTGCCAGCCGGTTTGTTCAGCAAGCAGAAGAAAGTAGCCGGGGGGCGTTTCAGTCCATCGAAAGCATCGTGCACGCCTTCGCCTCGGTCAGCATGATGATGGATGCCACCTTTTCGGCCGTCTACAACAGTTTCCGAGCAGTTTTGGATGTAGCCAATCACTTCTCCCGTCTCAAAATACACTTCACCAAGGTGTTTTCAGCTTTCGCGTTGGTCCGAACGATAAGGTACCTCTACAGGCGGCTGCAGAGGCTGCTGGGTTTGAGAAGGAGCTCGGAGAATGACGATTTGTGGGCGGAAAGTGAAGGAACTGTGGCCCGCCTCGGCTCCGAGGAAAAGGCGGCCAACTCCGCAAAATCGTGGCCCATTTTCCTGTTCTTTGCTGTTGTTCTTGGGGGGCCCTACCTCATATGGAAGCTGCTATCCACCTACACAGATGACGAAACAG TTTCCAGTAATTGGGCAAGTGGAGAGGACGATCATGTCGTTGGGAGAGCAGAATATGACTTCAATGCTGTTTCAGAAGAAGAAATTTCGTTGCGTGCTGGTGAAATGCTAAAACTAGCACCCAAAG aACGACAGCCCAAAATACGTGGCTGGCTTTTGGCCAGCCGTGATGGCCAGACAACAGGACTTGTACCAGCTAATTATGTCCGAATACTCggcaaaaggaaagggaagagaaccaCAGAGCTGGAGAAAGTTACGGAGCATCAGCCAACAGTTCCCAATGTCACGTTGGTCCAAGGAGCCACGGCGGCTGACACTTTGGAGGAGCAAGAAGCTGCCTTTGAGTCTGTTTTTGTGGAAACCAATAAAGTTCCCGTCACATCCAGCTCTTCTGTGCATGGTGGAGATATACAGGACCTTTGA